A single genomic interval of Spirosoma linguale DSM 74 harbors:
- a CDS encoding NAD-dependent epimerase/dehydratase (PFAM: NAD-dependent epimerase/dehydratase; Male sterility domain; 3-beta hydroxysteroid dehydrogenase/isomerase; dTDP-4-dehydrorhamnose reductase; short-chain dehydrogenase/reductase SDR~KEGG: hypothetical protein), with the protein MTSSLPSSNSVLITGATGFVGSHIARRYLADGYTVSVLYRPENGYGLLTDIASQLTWCEGDVLDIPSLEAAIKPVHSGASMDVVHAAAVVSFVPKDRDRMERINVEGTANIVNVCLKASVRKLGYVSSVAALGRPVAKGGKANEPILIDEEQKWEDSPNNSMYAKTKYWAELEVWRGVAEGLNAVIVNPSLVLGVGDWSKSSLQLINYVHSEKPFYPAGLVNYVDVLDVADSLVNLMASDIRAQRFILNGGTIPYRSLLEQIAAVLGKRPPGFRVPATLTRLLWPLEAIRARLTGKPPLITRETARSASSLYQYDGRKIGQVLDTQYRPLSETLERVANAFGRPSDGL; encoded by the coding sequence ATGACCTCATCACTACCTAGTTCTAACTCAGTTCTTATTACGGGTGCTACCGGTTTTGTCGGTTCGCATATTGCCCGGCGCTATCTGGCTGATGGCTATACAGTTTCAGTGCTTTACCGGCCCGAAAACGGGTATGGGCTGCTGACCGATATAGCCAGTCAGCTTACCTGGTGCGAAGGCGATGTGCTGGATATTCCATCCCTCGAAGCGGCTATTAAACCAGTACACTCCGGTGCTTCAATGGACGTTGTTCATGCAGCTGCCGTCGTGTCGTTTGTACCGAAAGACCGCGACCGGATGGAGCGCATTAATGTGGAGGGGACGGCCAATATTGTCAACGTCTGCCTGAAAGCGAGCGTACGGAAACTAGGCTATGTCAGCTCCGTTGCCGCCCTTGGTCGGCCGGTAGCAAAAGGGGGTAAGGCGAATGAGCCAATCCTAATTGATGAGGAGCAGAAGTGGGAAGACTCCCCGAACAACTCCATGTATGCTAAAACCAAATACTGGGCAGAACTGGAAGTCTGGCGCGGGGTGGCCGAAGGGCTGAATGCTGTAATCGTTAATCCGTCGCTGGTTCTGGGCGTTGGAGACTGGAGCAAAAGCAGCCTTCAGCTTATTAACTATGTGCATTCCGAAAAGCCCTTCTACCCGGCAGGGCTGGTCAATTACGTCGATGTGCTCGATGTGGCCGATAGCCTGGTCAATTTGATGGCGTCCGACATTAGGGCGCAGCGGTTCATCCTAAATGGGGGCACCATTCCGTATCGTTCGTTGTTAGAACAGATAGCGGCCGTGCTGGGTAAACGTCCGCCTGGGTTTCGGGTTCCTGCTACATTGACCCGTCTGCTTTGGCCTTTGGAGGCTATTCGGGCGCGATTGACCGGCAAGCCCCCGTTGATAACTCGTGAAACAGCCCGGTCGGCAAGTTCGTTATATCAGTACGACGGACGTAAAATCGGGCAGGTACTTGATACTCAGTATCGGCCATTAAGTGAGACGCTGGAGCGTGTGGCAAACGCCTTCGGACGACCTTCGGACGGGTTGTAA
- a CDS encoding TPR repeat-containing protein (PFAM: TPR repeat-containing protein; Tetratricopeptide TPR_3; Tetratricopeptide TPR_2 repeat protein~SMART: Tetratricopeptide repeat~KEGG: TPR Domain containing protein), with product MEQEFEEREGDIKESIRRFEQMLDQQQSQFFDLDVYEQMVEHYLNQGDLDKALKAAESGLENFPYALELMLDKAQIMANFQRFDESLDLLERASLFNPGDLDVPFMQGSVLNMAGRYEESIQVLEELLDRAEEKDDILFQLGQSYQNWGKYDEAITQYKKSIALNINNENALYELAFCLDVTGELENSLAYYQQLIDSDPYSYNAWYNIGIAYSKLGRYAEAAEAYDYAVIIKGDFASAHFNLGNTYMNLGLFEKAESCYRETLKYEEATADTYCHLGASLEKQDRITEAIKEYREAIKLDPMWDEAWYGIGVCLSESGKWYEALPFLQKAVKLSDQNGEYYLAVAETEYKIGNVLSSVEAFEKAAEVDAANPDVYLTWSLVPFDQGDFLKANDIIQSGINDMPAEADLYYRSAVYLIHAGHYRESLIQLEAALSLDYDAHVQLFEFFPELEKQKALYKIIQQYKKE from the coding sequence ATGGAGCAAGAGTTCGAAGAACGAGAAGGCGATATTAAAGAATCTATCCGGCGTTTTGAGCAGATGCTGGACCAGCAGCAAAGCCAGTTTTTCGACCTGGACGTCTATGAACAAATGGTTGAGCACTACCTCAATCAGGGTGATTTAGACAAGGCGCTTAAAGCCGCCGAATCCGGTCTGGAAAACTTTCCCTATGCCCTGGAATTAATGCTTGACAAAGCCCAGATTATGGCCAATTTCCAACGGTTCGATGAGTCGCTGGATTTACTGGAACGGGCTTCCTTATTTAACCCCGGCGACCTCGATGTTCCTTTCATGCAGGGCTCTGTCCTGAATATGGCCGGTCGGTACGAAGAATCAATCCAGGTGCTGGAAGAACTGCTCGATCGGGCTGAAGAGAAGGACGATATTTTGTTTCAACTGGGCCAGAGCTATCAGAACTGGGGTAAATACGACGAGGCTATCACGCAATACAAGAAGTCCATTGCGCTGAATATCAATAACGAAAATGCACTGTATGAGCTTGCGTTCTGTCTGGATGTAACGGGTGAACTGGAAAATAGTCTGGCTTACTACCAGCAGCTAATCGATTCCGATCCTTACTCATACAACGCCTGGTACAACATTGGTATCGCTTACAGCAAACTTGGGCGCTACGCCGAAGCCGCTGAAGCGTACGATTATGCCGTTATCATCAAAGGTGATTTTGCATCGGCGCATTTCAATCTGGGCAACACCTACATGAATCTGGGGTTGTTCGAGAAAGCCGAAAGCTGTTACCGCGAAACGCTGAAGTACGAAGAAGCCACCGCCGATACGTATTGTCACTTGGGTGCCAGCCTGGAAAAGCAGGATCGTATAACGGAGGCCATTAAAGAATATCGGGAGGCTATCAAACTGGACCCCATGTGGGACGAAGCTTGGTATGGTATCGGTGTGTGCCTGAGCGAATCGGGTAAGTGGTACGAAGCGCTGCCATTTTTGCAGAAAGCAGTTAAACTAAGCGATCAGAACGGCGAGTACTATCTGGCCGTAGCCGAAACGGAGTACAAAATCGGGAATGTACTGTCGAGTGTCGAGGCTTTCGAGAAAGCTGCCGAAGTTGATGCCGCGAACCCCGATGTGTACCTGACCTGGTCACTCGTTCCGTTCGATCAGGGCGATTTTCTGAAAGCTAACGATATTATCCAGTCGGGAATCAACGATATGCCTGCCGAAGCGGATCTGTACTACCGCTCTGCCGTCTATCTGATTCATGCTGGTCACTACCGCGAATCGCTGATTCAGCTGGAAGCGGCTCTCTCGCTGGATTATGACGCGCACGTGCAGCTTTTTGAGTTTTTCCCCGAACTGGAAAAACAGAAGGCACTCTATAAAATCATTCAGCAGTACAAAAAAGAGTAA
- a CDS encoding hypothetical protein (KEGG: swp:swp_0332 hypothetical protein) produces the protein MRKPNGGLSTNRNTNYAVFIYFCFFTFLSLNGRAQPGLTQPGNQENKSTSVPDSSADIWDVYYQFINRKGHRPAERASAGFHPSVFPELAYALQTGFAVGMNANLSFTSTNANQNISTIITTPQYTQYKQLIVPVVTNIWTKNNRYNIVSDWRYYDYSADNFGLGGSSPATVDDRLLYTYLRLHQAILRQILPDFSVGVGYALDYHWNIRDENNTPDLNDDFKTYNSGTRTVSSGLVFSIQYSTRRNPNNPQNGFFGNVIVRPNMRWLGSNQNWQSVVADFRKYIPLGENGRHILTFWNMNWLSFGGQAPYLDLPSTGWDTYSNLGRGYTQGRFRGRNLVYLETEYRTVLLHNGLLGGVIFANMQTYSDYPETNHFGRLLPGGGVGLRIKVNKHSNLNLAIDYGFGIGGSQGLFLNLGEVF, from the coding sequence ATGAGAAAGCCGAATGGCGGCCTGTCAACCAACCGTAACACGAACTATGCAGTCTTTATTTATTTTTGCTTTTTTACCTTTCTATCCCTAAACGGTAGGGCTCAGCCCGGATTAACTCAACCGGGCAATCAGGAAAATAAAAGCACATCGGTGCCCGATTCATCGGCCGATATATGGGATGTGTATTATCAGTTTATCAACCGAAAAGGGCACCGCCCGGCCGAACGAGCCAGCGCCGGTTTCCACCCCTCTGTTTTTCCTGAACTGGCCTATGCTCTCCAAACCGGCTTCGCTGTTGGTATGAATGCCAATCTCTCATTTACCAGCACCAATGCCAATCAAAATATTTCAACTATCATTACAACACCCCAGTATACGCAGTATAAGCAGCTTATTGTGCCGGTGGTCACGAACATCTGGACGAAAAATAACCGTTACAATATTGTTAGTGACTGGCGCTACTACGATTATTCGGCTGATAATTTTGGCTTAGGAGGAAGCTCCCCGGCTACTGTTGACGACCGTTTATTGTATACCTACCTCAGGCTTCATCAGGCCATTTTACGACAGATTTTGCCTGATTTTTCTGTGGGGGTAGGGTACGCACTCGATTACCACTGGAATATTCGGGATGAAAATAATACGCCCGACCTGAACGACGATTTTAAGACGTACAATTCAGGTACCCGGACTGTATCGTCGGGCCTGGTGTTCAGTATTCAATACAGCACGCGCCGAAATCCTAACAATCCTCAAAATGGCTTTTTTGGTAATGTGATAGTCCGGCCAAATATGCGGTGGTTAGGCAGTAACCAAAACTGGCAGTCGGTAGTGGCTGATTTCAGGAAATACATCCCATTGGGTGAAAATGGGAGGCATATTTTAACCTTCTGGAATATGAACTGGCTGAGTTTTGGAGGGCAGGCACCGTATCTGGACCTTCCCAGTACTGGTTGGGATACTTATTCCAATTTGGGAAGGGGATACACCCAGGGGCGGTTTCGGGGGCGTAACCTCGTCTATCTGGAGACGGAGTATCGTACTGTCCTGCTACACAATGGATTGCTGGGTGGGGTTATATTTGCCAATATGCAGACATACAGCGATTATCCGGAGACGAACCATTTTGGGCGACTGCTACCCGGTGGTGGTGTTGGCCTTCGTATAAAAGTAAACAAACACTCGAATTTGAACCTGGCTATCGATTATGGATTCGGTATTGGCGGATCGCAGGGGCTGTTCCTGAACCTGGGCGAAGTATTTTAA
- a CDS encoding FAD dependent oxidoreductase (PFAM: FAD dependent oxidoreductase~KEGG: shl:Shal_0867 FAD dependent oxidoreductase): MTHKASNRIGIVGGGIIGLSSAYYLHKAGYQVTLFDQNPILDGCSFGNAGMIVPSHIIPLAQPGMIAKGMRWMLDSTSPFYVKPRLNLELARWGWLFFRNSTPEHVERSIPVLRDISLLSKALYQDLAANGDLDFEWQERGLMMLYKTASAEHEMAEEADVANRAGIEARVLTGQQVQDLEPNARVDVRGAVLYPGDAHLNPGELIRSLVTYLRKEGVIIHESQAVTGFGKTGSRIKSVQTAQGDYPVDQLVVAGGAWSPALARMLDLSLSMQGGKGYSFVLRNLTNNVRIPAIMLEARATATPMGSDLRFAGTLEVAGTDMTVNMNRVRGIVQSINQYYPDIPVTMPDVDVVWRGLRPCSPDGLPYIGRTKRYENVVLATGHGMMGLSLGPGTGKLVSEEIGGKADSMDIAAFSPDRFS, encoded by the coding sequence ATGACACATAAGGCCTCGAATAGGATCGGTATTGTTGGCGGAGGCATCATCGGGTTAAGTTCGGCCTACTACCTGCACAAGGCGGGTTATCAGGTGACCCTCTTTGATCAGAACCCCATTTTAGACGGCTGCTCGTTCGGTAATGCCGGTATGATTGTGCCCAGCCACATCATTCCGCTGGCTCAGCCGGGCATGATTGCCAAAGGTATGCGCTGGATGCTCGACTCGACCAGCCCGTTCTACGTCAAACCCAGGCTGAATCTGGAACTGGCCCGCTGGGGCTGGCTCTTTTTCAGAAACTCGACCCCCGAGCATGTCGAACGCTCCATTCCGGTTCTGCGCGACATCAGCCTGCTCAGTAAGGCGTTGTATCAGGATTTAGCTGCCAATGGCGACCTCGATTTCGAGTGGCAGGAACGGGGCCTGATGATGCTCTATAAAACCGCATCGGCCGAGCACGAAATGGCCGAAGAAGCCGATGTTGCCAACCGGGCGGGTATCGAAGCCCGCGTACTGACGGGTCAGCAGGTTCAGGACCTGGAGCCCAACGCCCGGGTCGATGTTCGGGGAGCGGTGCTATACCCTGGCGATGCGCACCTCAACCCCGGTGAACTGATCCGTTCGCTGGTGACCTATCTGCGCAAAGAGGGCGTTATTATTCACGAAAGTCAGGCGGTAACGGGTTTTGGCAAGACGGGCTCCCGCATAAAATCCGTTCAGACAGCCCAGGGCGACTACCCCGTTGATCAACTGGTGGTGGCTGGTGGCGCCTGGTCTCCCGCCCTAGCCCGCATGCTGGACCTGAGCCTGTCCATGCAGGGCGGAAAAGGCTATAGCTTTGTACTTCGAAACCTGACCAACAACGTGCGGATTCCGGCCATCATGCTCGAAGCCCGCGCTACAGCCACCCCTATGGGCAGCGACCTGCGTTTTGCCGGTACGCTCGAAGTGGCGGGTACCGACATGACGGTCAATATGAACCGGGTACGCGGGATTGTTCAGTCGATTAACCAGTACTACCCTGACATTCCGGTTACCATGCCCGACGTCGATGTGGTCTGGCGTGGCTTACGTCCCTGCTCCCCCGATGGTTTGCCGTATATCGGCCGTACCAAACGCTATGAAAACGTGGTACTTGCTACCGGGCACGGCATGATGGGCCTGAGCCTTGGGCCGGGTACGGGCAAACTGGTTAGTGAAGAAATTGGCGGCAAGGCGGATAGTATGGATATTGCTGCGTTTAGCCCGGATCGTTTTTCATGA
- a CDS encoding 4-hydroxyproline epimerase (PFAM: proline racemase~KEGG: bcs:BCAN_A1830 hydroxyproline-2-epimerase), which translates to MAEFHFFCIDAHTCGNPVRVVTGGSIPFLQGNSMSEKRQHFLREFDWIRKGLMFEPRGHDMMSGSILYPPTDPANDAGVLFIETSGCLPMCGHGTIGTVTVAIEQNLIRPKTPGVLNLEVPAGLVRAEYQQEGKKVTSVKITNIKSYLAAEKLTVDCPDLGLLTVDVAYGGNFYAIVDPQPNFPGLEHYKAEQLIGWARVMRERMNEQYTFVHPENPTINGLSHILWTGKPIAETSTARNAVFYGDKAIDRSPCGTGTSARMAQWYAQGRLKPGETFVHESIIGSIFNGRIEAETELANQPAIVPSIEGWARIHGYNHLILDEEDPYVFGFQVI; encoded by the coding sequence ATGGCCGAATTTCATTTTTTCTGTATCGACGCGCATACCTGCGGTAATCCGGTTCGGGTGGTTACGGGCGGTAGCATTCCCTTTCTGCAAGGAAACTCCATGAGCGAAAAGCGGCAGCATTTTCTGCGCGAGTTCGACTGGATTCGGAAGGGGTTGATGTTTGAACCACGGGGTCACGACATGATGTCGGGCAGTATACTATACCCACCTACCGATCCGGCCAACGATGCGGGCGTACTGTTCATCGAAACATCCGGCTGTTTGCCCATGTGCGGCCACGGCACCATTGGCACCGTTACGGTCGCTATCGAACAGAACCTGATCCGGCCTAAAACGCCTGGCGTGCTCAATCTGGAAGTACCCGCCGGACTGGTACGGGCCGAATACCAGCAGGAAGGCAAAAAGGTCACGTCGGTGAAGATTACGAATATCAAGTCGTATCTCGCAGCTGAAAAACTAACCGTCGACTGCCCGGATTTGGGCTTATTGACGGTAGATGTGGCCTACGGTGGTAACTTCTACGCTATCGTTGACCCACAGCCCAATTTCCCCGGCCTTGAACACTACAAAGCGGAGCAGCTCATTGGCTGGGCGCGGGTCATGCGCGAACGGATGAATGAACAATATACCTTTGTTCACCCCGAAAACCCGACCATCAATGGCCTGAGTCATATTCTGTGGACCGGCAAGCCAATCGCCGAAACATCGACGGCCAGAAATGCCGTTTTTTACGGCGATAAGGCCATCGACCGTTCGCCCTGCGGCACCGGCACATCGGCCCGAATGGCGCAGTGGTACGCGCAGGGCCGCCTGAAACCGGGTGAAACCTTTGTGCATGAGAGCATTATCGGGTCAATTTTTAACGGGCGTATCGAAGCAGAAACGGAACTGGCCAATCAACCGGCCATCGTTCCGAGCATCGAAGGCTGGGCCAGAATTCATGGCTACAATCACCTTATTCTGGATGAAGAGGACCCTTACGTATTTGGATTTCAAGTAATATGA
- a CDS encoding dihydrodipicolinate synthetase (PFAM: dihydrodipicolinate synthetase~KEGG: bpy:Bphyt_4559 dihydrodipicolinate synthetase): MNVSVKWEGVYPALLTPFTADDQLDLPLFEKNLHAQLDAGIHGFIIGGSLGEASTLLNDEKIALLESALGVSDGRVPVLVNIAEQGTKQAIARAHEAESNGADGLMLLPPMRYPADSRETVTFFSSIAQETSLPIMIYNNPYDYKIMTTVAMFEELAKLPNIQAVKESTRDLTNITRMRNAFGDRFKLMGGVDTLALEALLMGCDGWVGGLVDAFPQETMAIYELAKAGQVAEALAIYRWFMPLLELDIHPKLVQYIKLAATATGIGSEYVRAPRLTLVGAEREQVLQVIQTSLANRPVLTTVH, from the coding sequence ATGAATGTTTCTGTAAAATGGGAAGGTGTTTATCCCGCCCTGCTCACTCCGTTTACCGCCGACGACCAGCTTGATCTGCCGCTTTTCGAAAAAAACCTGCACGCCCAGCTCGACGCGGGTATTCACGGCTTCATCATTGGTGGCTCGCTGGGCGAAGCCAGTACATTGCTCAACGATGAAAAAATTGCCCTGCTGGAATCGGCCCTTGGGGTTAGCGACGGCCGGGTTCCCGTGCTGGTGAACATCGCCGAACAGGGCACCAAACAGGCCATTGCCCGCGCCCACGAAGCAGAGAGCAACGGCGCCGATGGATTGATGCTGCTCCCCCCCATGCGCTACCCCGCCGATTCACGCGAAACGGTCACTTTCTTTAGCTCCATCGCACAGGAAACGTCGCTGCCGATCATGATCTACAACAATCCCTACGATTATAAGATCATGACAACCGTGGCTATGTTCGAAGAACTGGCCAAACTACCCAACATTCAGGCGGTTAAAGAATCGACCCGTGATCTGACCAACATTACCCGCATGCGGAACGCCTTTGGGGATCGTTTCAAGCTGATGGGTGGCGTTGATACGCTGGCCCTGGAAGCTCTGCTAATGGGCTGCGACGGCTGGGTTGGCGGACTGGTCGATGCTTTCCCGCAGGAAACAATGGCTATATACGAACTGGCCAAAGCCGGTCAGGTTGCCGAAGCACTGGCTATTTACCGCTGGTTCATGCCGCTGCTGGAACTGGATATTCATCCAAAACTTGTTCAATACATCAAACTGGCAGCCACGGCAACAGGTATCGGTTCGGAATATGTACGGGCTCCCCGGCTCACACTCGTTGGTGCCGAACGCGAGCAGGTGTTACAGGTTATTCAAACGTCGCTGGCCAATCGGCCCGTGTTAACGACGGTTCACTAA
- a CDS encoding transcriptional regulator, AraC family (PFAM: helix-turn-helix- domain containing protein AraC type~SMART: Helix-turn-helix, AraC domain~KEGG: bcn:Bcen_3546 AraC family transcriptional regulator) → MKALLFRVPTVDDRSFRIDQDNAPYFYGQLHFHPEIQLTLIQQGEGTLIVGDKIDRFNPYDVLLLGANLPHVLRSDTDYYQPESTRRATSVSVLFKPEHLEKTMLNLPETRHLTTLLQEAQHGVRLRCGTENALTQLLEDIPEKRPFEQLLGLLQVLDNLAANPEREVLSATAYAQPQRPDDQRRLEQVFSYILQRYASPISLDDVANVANLTPGAFCRFFRQHTRKTFSQLLNEVRIEHACRYLRESQENISQIALNCGYTNLSNFNRQFKEIVGMPPGEYIRSYRL, encoded by the coding sequence ATGAAGGCACTTCTTTTCCGTGTTCCCACCGTCGATGACCGTTCATTCCGGATAGACCAGGACAACGCTCCTTATTTTTACGGCCAATTGCATTTTCACCCCGAAATTCAACTCACACTCATCCAACAAGGGGAGGGAACACTGATTGTGGGTGATAAAATTGACCGGTTCAACCCGTATGACGTGTTGCTACTGGGTGCCAATCTGCCCCATGTGTTGCGTAGTGATACCGACTATTATCAGCCCGAGTCTACCCGCCGGGCTACGTCCGTTTCTGTATTATTTAAACCTGAGCACCTGGAAAAGACAATGCTCAACCTGCCCGAAACCCGGCATCTGACAACGCTTTTGCAGGAAGCGCAGCACGGCGTTCGGCTGCGTTGCGGAACGGAAAATGCCCTTACTCAACTACTGGAGGATATTCCCGAAAAACGACCATTCGAGCAGTTGCTTGGGTTATTGCAAGTGCTGGACAACCTGGCGGCTAATCCCGAACGCGAGGTACTGTCGGCCACGGCCTACGCCCAGCCGCAGCGACCCGATGATCAGCGACGGCTGGAGCAGGTGTTCTCGTACATTCTTCAGCGCTATGCGTCGCCTATATCGCTCGATGATGTGGCCAATGTAGCTAACCTGACGCCCGGTGCCTTTTGCCGCTTTTTCCGGCAGCACACGCGCAAAACGTTCTCGCAACTGCTCAATGAAGTACGGATCGAACATGCCTGTCGGTACTTGCGCGAATCGCAGGAAAACATCAGCCAGATCGCGCTGAACTGCGGCTATACGAATCTGTCTAATTTTAATCGGCAGTTTAAGGAGATCGTGGGCATGCCACCCGGCGAATATATCCGGAGTTACCGGTTGTAA
- a CDS encoding transcriptional regulator, LacI family (PFAM: periplasmic binding protein/LacI transcriptional regulator; regulatory protein LacI~SMART: regulatory protein LacI~KEGG: dde:Dde_3654 LacI family transcription regulator) — MKNTPVTIKDIARSLNISISTVSRALRGLPEIHPDTRAAVVKLAEELDYQPNQLAKNLAKSRTKTIGVIVPNLSYYYFSSMLNSIEEAALQAGYSVLVCQTNESYLREITNIQNLLRSQVEGFIISLSRDTDNYEHVERLARKNIPLVLFDRYVESIDVSKVIVDNEAAAFKATEHLIENGCRRIGFLAGPAQLLLSSQRVKGYQAALEKHNLPISDQYVLHCDYTQENTIMQTLALMSQPQPPDGVVMISDRVAYPAIYAMKQKGLRIPEDVAIVSFNNEPVSAFFSPGISSISQPIQEMGTETVRLLLKQLDSTNTIVPRETKVMETQLIVRASSLRPRT, encoded by the coding sequence ATGAAAAACACGCCCGTTACAATTAAAGACATTGCCCGGTCTCTGAATATATCCATCTCAACGGTATCGCGGGCGTTGCGGGGCTTACCGGAAATTCACCCGGATACCAGAGCGGCTGTCGTAAAACTTGCCGAAGAGCTTGACTACCAACCCAATCAGCTTGCCAAAAATCTGGCTAAAAGCCGTACAAAAACCATTGGGGTCATTGTCCCCAACCTAAGCTATTACTACTTTTCCTCCATGCTCAACAGCATTGAGGAGGCTGCATTGCAGGCAGGCTACAGCGTACTGGTCTGCCAAACGAACGAATCGTACCTGCGCGAAATTACCAACATCCAAAACCTGCTTCGCAGTCAGGTAGAAGGGTTTATCATCTCCCTCTCCCGCGATACCGACAACTACGAGCACGTGGAGCGGCTGGCCCGGAAGAACATACCCCTGGTTCTGTTTGACCGCTACGTCGAAAGTATTGATGTATCGAAAGTGATCGTCGATAACGAAGCGGCAGCCTTTAAAGCGACCGAACACCTGATCGAAAATGGTTGCCGCCGAATTGGATTTCTGGCAGGCCCCGCTCAGCTTTTGCTCAGCAGTCAACGGGTAAAAGGGTACCAGGCAGCGCTGGAGAAGCACAACCTACCCATAAGTGATCAGTATGTACTGCATTGCGACTACACGCAGGAAAACACCATCATGCAAACGCTGGCCCTGATGAGTCAGCCGCAGCCGCCGGATGGAGTCGTCATGATTAGTGACCGGGTGGCCTATCCTGCCATTTACGCCATGAAACAGAAAGGGCTTCGCATTCCGGAGGATGTGGCCATTGTCAGCTTCAATAATGAACCCGTATCGGCTTTTTTCTCGCCCGGCATCAGCAGCATCAGCCAGCCGATTCAGGAGATGGGAACAGAAACCGTTCGGCTACTGCTTAAACAACTCGATTCGACCAACACCATCGTTCCCAGAGAAACAAAAGTGATGGAAACCCAGCTCATCGTGCGGGCCTCTTCCCTGCGGCCACGCACCTGA
- a CDS encoding conserved hypothetical protein (KEGG: bur:Bcep18194_B0247 hypothetical protein), which produces MNVLLLKVTLMPSVIALITLAIRKWGGKIGGLIGSMPWVAGPILFFFILEQGKPFGIYSIQGSMIGILALISFCVSYSAFSRRFRWLPTLLLAYAAYTLTALVFNYLQLNLYVSYALVIVSVLLSLRFYPVPNGPLVSTRRLPFDIPIRMVVATLFVLAVTGLAGILGPKWSGILTPFPIMTTILAIFSHTLQGSTATISTLRGLVIGLLGFTTFLFLQAFLLRDFSVAASFGLAFIVNALINLAASRIW; this is translated from the coding sequence ATGAACGTACTCCTGCTCAAAGTAACCCTGATGCCTTCGGTCATTGCCCTGATTACCCTGGCAATTCGAAAGTGGGGAGGCAAAATAGGGGGGCTGATTGGGAGTATGCCCTGGGTAGCCGGACCAATTCTGTTCTTTTTTATTCTGGAGCAGGGGAAGCCGTTCGGCATTTATTCCATTCAGGGGTCAATGATTGGTATTCTGGCTTTAATCAGCTTCTGCGTGAGCTATTCGGCGTTTTCGCGCCGGTTCAGGTGGTTGCCTACGCTGCTGCTTGCCTATGCTGCGTATACGCTGACCGCGTTGGTATTCAACTACCTGCAACTCAATCTGTACGTGAGCTATGCCCTTGTGATCGTAAGTGTCCTGCTGAGTTTACGGTTTTACCCAGTACCCAACGGGCCGCTCGTTAGTACCCGTCGTTTACCATTCGATATTCCCATTCGGATGGTCGTGGCAACCTTGTTTGTGCTGGCGGTTACTGGATTAGCGGGTATATTAGGGCCGAAGTGGAGTGGTATCTTAACGCCGTTTCCCATCATGACGACAATTCTGGCTATTTTCTCGCACACCCTTCAGGGAAGTACGGCAACTATTTCGACGCTTCGCGGGCTGGTTATCGGTTTGCTGGGATTTACTACCTTCCTGTTCCTGCAAGCCTTTCTTCTCCGGGATTTCTCGGTGGCGGCATCCTTTGGGCTGGCCTTTATCGTAAACGCGCTGATTAACCTGGCCGCAAGTCGGATATGGTGA